The following coding sequences lie in one Arachis hypogaea cultivar Tifrunner chromosome 4, arahy.Tifrunner.gnm2.J5K5, whole genome shotgun sequence genomic window:
- the LOC112795125 gene encoding PH, RCC1 and FYVE domains-containing protein 1-like, with the protein MLPRTSIDGFRVSVSSTPSCSSGGSGPEDIESLGDLYIWGQIWADVSPDSFGTQLPPMTDVLLPKPLEANIVLDVQQIASGVHHIALVTRQGEVFTWGEESGGRLGHGIDKDFGQPHLVEFLAVTNVDYVACGENHTCALTTSDELYSWGDGAYNVGLLGHGSDSSHWIPKRVSGPLEGHQVISVACGTWHSALATANGKLFTFGDGTFGVLGHGDRESVLYPKEVQLLSGLRTLKVACGVWHTAAIVEVTLQSSSNVSSRKLFTWGDGDKYRLGHGNKETYLQPTCVSSLIELNFHQIACGNTMTVALTTSGHIFTMGGTEHGQLENPLSDGKVPMLVQDKLVGEYVEEISCGSHHVAVLTSRSELYTWGKGANGRLGHGDTEDRKGPTIVEALKERHVKNISCGSKFTACICIHKWVSGVDQSSCTACRQPFGFTRKRHNCYNCGLVHCHGCSSKKALRAALAPTPGKPHRVCDSCYTKIKNVESNSGAIFNRRATTPPRTSIDGRERFTLGEIRSSRTLFPLSRIHKTTTEQVVQVPSLVQLKDVAFPSSTGSIMQNLLKPTIAAIPPTPSPPPTPPLISRPASPYARRPSPTRSGAGGFSRSLIDSLRKTNELKNQEVSKLQKQIQSLKQKSDMKDVENQKLRQHIKEATTLAADESSKHKAMLEIFECTIIQLKQMAEKLPPEISETENLRIALTQAEDFLKENSTSETFSAPSISESTRQNAPDPATDIGDSKMQEHNTEENHEAAVSDPSHDEGNVLQERNGSSVSDNRTAVKPQSSEETSRLARDGETQVIKQFEPGVYVTLIVRPNGVKIFRRVRFSKRRFHEQQAEEWWNINKERVLQRYGQQARSDANASSSTPAPPAEENIEAAPT; encoded by the exons ATGCTACCTAGGACAAGTATTGATGGTTTTCGTGTTAGTGTGTCAAGTACACCTAGCTGTTCAAGTGGGGGATCGGGACCAGAGGACATCGAGTCTCTAGGTGATCTTTATATATGGGGACAAATTTGGGCAGATGTTTCACCTGATAGTTTTGGGACTCAGCTCCCTCCCATGACTGATGTTTTGCTTCCTAAACCGTTAGAGGCAAATATTGTTCTTGATGTTCAACAGATTGCATCTGGTGTCCACCACATTGCTTTAGTTACAAGGCAAGGTGAAGTTTTCACTTGGGGAGAGGAATCTGGGGGAAGACTTGGTCATGGAATCGATAAAGATTTTGGTCAACCCCATCTTGTTGAGTTCTTGGCGGTTACTAATGTGGATTATGTTGCATGTGGAGAGAACCATACATGTGCTCTGACTACATCAGATGAGCTATATTCTTGGGGTGATGGTGCATATAATGTTGGACTTCTTGGCCATGGTTCGGATTCTAGCCATTGGATACCAAAGAGAGTTAGTGGCCCTCTAGAAGGACATCAAGTTATATCTGTTGCGTGTGGCACATGGCATTCGGCATTGGCAACTGCCAATGGAAAACTTTTTACGTTCGGTGATGGAACATTTGGTGTCTTAGGTCATGGAGATAGAGAGAGTGTGTTATATCCAAAGGAAGTGCAGTTATTAAGTGGATTGAGGACTCTTAAAGTTGCATGTGGAGTATGGCACACTGCAGCTATTGTAGAGGTAACACTTCAGTCTAGTTCAAATGTTTCATCAAGGAAGCTCTTCACTTGGGGTGATGGTGATAAGTATCGTTTGGGGCATGGAAACAAGGAAACATACCTTCAACCGACTTGTGTCTCATCTCTTATAGAATTAAATTTCCACCAGATAGCATGTGGAAACACTATGACTGTTGCCCTCACTACATCGGGTCATATTTTCACTATGGGAGGCACTGAACATGGTCAACTAGAAAATCCTTTGTCCGATGGAAAAGTACCAATGCTAGTACAAGATAAGTTGGTAGGTGAGTATGTTGAGGAAATATCATGTGGATCTCATCATGTGGCTGTATTGACATCAAGAAGTGAACTATATACATGGGGGAAAGGTGCCAATGGAAGATTGGGACATGGAGACACAGAAGATAGGAAGGGTCCAACAATAGTGGAAGCCTTGAAAGAAAGGCATGTAAAAAACATTTCGTGTGGGTCGAAGTTTACAGCTTGCATATGCATCCATAAATGGGTCTCGGGAGTTGACCAATCTAGTTGTACCGCATGTAGGCAACCATTTGGATTTACTAGAAAAAGGCACAATTGTTATAATTGTGGGTTAGTGCATTGCCATGGTTGTAGTTCAAAAAAGGCATTGAGGGCAGCGTTGGCTCCAACACCTGGAAAACCTCATCGTGTGTGTGATTCTTGTTATACTAAGATTAAAAATGTTGAGTCGAATTCTGGTGCCATTTTTAATAGGAGAGCTACTACTCCACCTCGTACTTCTATAGATGGAAGGGAAAGATTTACCCTGGGAGAAATAAGAtcttcaagaactctcttccctCTCTCAAGGATTCACAAGACTACTACAGAGCAAGTTGTTCAGGTTCCATCACTAGTGCAATTGAAAGATGTTGCATTCCCAAGTTCAACAGGTTCAATAATGCAAAATCTTTTGAAGCCTACCATCGCtgccatacctccaactccaagTCCACCACCAACTCCACCACTCATTTCAAGGCCCGCATCCCCGTATGCAAGAAGGCCAAGCCCTACGCGTTCCGGCGCTGGTGGATTCTCTAGAAGTCTTATTGATAGTTTGAGGAAAACAAATGAGCTTAAGAATCAAGAAGTGTCAAAATTGCAGAAACAA atTCAAAGTTTGAAACAGAAAAGTGACATGAAAGATGTGGAAAATCAAAAGCTTCGCCAACATATTAAGGAAGCTACAACATTGGCAGCAGATGAGTCTTCTAAGCATAAAGCAATGCTAGAAATTTTTGAGTGCACTATTATTCAG TTGAAGCAAATGGCTGAGAAGTTGCCACCAGAGATTTCAGAAACTGAAAATTTGAGAATTGCACTTACTCAAGCTGAAGATTTTCTGAAAGAAAACTCGACATCTGAAACATTTTCCGCGCCATCAATATCAGAGTCTACTCGACAAAATGCACCTGATCCTGCCACAGATATTGGGGATTCAAAAATGCAAGAgcacaatacagaagaaaatcatGAAGCGGCGGTTTCGGACCCATCTCATGATGAGGGGAATGTCCTTCAAGAAAGAAATGGATCATCTGTATCCGATAATAGAACAGCAGTGAAACCACAAAGCTCCGAGGAGACGTCAAGGTTGGCAAGAGATGGAGAAACACAAGTTATTAAACAATTTGAGCCTGGTGTTTACGTGACACTAATAGTAAGGCCTAATGGTGTCAAAATTTTCAGGAGAGTTAGATTCAG cAAGCGAAGGTTTCATGAGCAACAAGCAGAAGAATGGTGGAACATAAATAAAGAGAGGGTGCTTCAGAGATATGGTCAACAAGCTAGAAGTGATGCTAATGCATCATCTAGCACCCCGGCACCACCTGCTGAAGAAAATATTGAGGCAGCACCTACCTAG